From one Mycolicibacterium sp. HK-90 genomic stretch:
- a CDS encoding esterase family protein, with protein MTFIDKIRGRWARRMTVAAMAALLLPGLIGVVGGSATAGAFSRPGLPVEYLMVPSPSMGRDIKIQFQSGGPGSHAVYLLDGLRAQDDFNGWDINTNAFEMFLDSGLSVVMPVGGQSSFYTDWYSPACGKAGCVTYKWETFLTNELPQWLAANRDVAPNGNAAIGLSMAGSASLILAAYHPDRFIYAGSMSGFLNPSEGWWPFLINISMGDAGGFKANDMWGPTEDPNSAWKRNDPMVQIPTLVANNTRLWIYCGNGQPNELGGGDLPATFLEGLTIKTNRTFQDNYIAAGGTNGVFNFPDNGTHNWAYWARELQAMVPDLQRVLG; from the coding sequence CGTATGACGGTGGCGGCCATGGCAGCACTTCTGCTGCCTGGCTTGATCGGCGTTGTCGGCGGATCGGCGACCGCGGGAGCCTTCTCCCGTCCGGGTCTGCCGGTGGAGTACCTGATGGTCCCGTCGCCGTCGATGGGCCGCGACATCAAGATTCAGTTCCAGAGCGGCGGGCCCGGTTCGCACGCCGTGTACCTGCTCGACGGCCTGCGCGCTCAGGACGACTTCAACGGCTGGGACATCAACACCAACGCGTTCGAGATGTTCCTCGACAGCGGTCTGTCGGTGGTCATGCCCGTCGGTGGTCAGTCCAGCTTCTACACCGACTGGTACTCGCCCGCCTGCGGCAAGGCCGGTTGCGTCACCTACAAGTGGGAGACCTTCCTGACCAACGAGCTGCCGCAGTGGCTGGCAGCCAACCGCGACGTCGCGCCCAACGGCAATGCCGCCATCGGTCTGTCGATGGCCGGCTCCGCCTCCTTGATCCTGGCCGCGTACCACCCGGACCGGTTCATCTACGCGGGTTCGATGTCGGGCTTCCTCAACCCCTCTGAGGGCTGGTGGCCGTTCCTGATCAACATCTCCATGGGCGACGCCGGTGGTTTCAAGGCCAACGACATGTGGGGTCCGACAGAAGACCCGAACAGCGCCTGGAAGCGCAACGACCCGATGGTGCAGATCCCGACGCTCGTGGCCAACAACACCCGCCTCTGGATCTACTGCGGTAACGGACAGCCCAACGAGCTGGGCGGCGGCGATCTGCCGGCCACCTTCCTCGAAGGCCTGACCATCAAGACCAACCGCACCTTCCAGGACAACTACATCGCCGCAGGTGGCACCAACGGTGTGTTCAACTTCCCGGACAACGGCACGCACAACTGGGCCTACTGGGCCCGTGAGCTGCAGGCCATGGTCCCGGACCTGCAGCGGGTGCTCGGCTAG
- a CDS encoding acyl-CoA dehydrogenase family protein: protein MAINLEMPRKLKAVIEKGHQGAAEMLRPISRKYDLAEHAYPVELDTLATLFEGISEAKTISFAGAEAFRDDANTKGEKVTVNGANMSALLNALEISWGDVALLLSVPRQGLGNAAISSVATPEQLERLGKDVWAAMAITEPGFGSDSAAVTTTATLDGDEYVINGEKIFVTAGSRATHIVVWATLDKSLGRAAIKSFIVPREHPGVTVERLEHKLGIKASDTAVIRFDDARIPKDNLLGDPEIHVEKGFAGVMETFDNTRPIVAAMAVGIARAALEDLRVILTDAGIEISYDKPAHAQSAAAAEFLRMEADWEAGYLLTVRSAWQADNGIPNSKEASMGKAKAARVASDITLKAVEMAGTTGYSEQTLLEKWARDSKILDIFEGTQQIQQLVVARRLLGLSSAELK, encoded by the coding sequence ATGGCAATCAATCTGGAAATGCCCCGCAAGCTCAAGGCGGTCATCGAGAAGGGCCACCAGGGCGCCGCCGAGATGCTTCGCCCGATCTCGCGCAAGTACGACCTCGCCGAGCACGCCTACCCGGTCGAGCTGGACACGTTGGCCACGCTGTTCGAAGGCATCTCGGAAGCCAAGACGATCTCGTTCGCCGGCGCCGAGGCGTTCCGCGACGACGCCAACACCAAGGGCGAGAAGGTCACCGTCAACGGCGCCAACATGTCCGCGCTGCTCAACGCGCTGGAGATCAGTTGGGGCGATGTCGCCCTGCTGCTGTCGGTGCCGCGTCAGGGCCTGGGCAACGCCGCCATCTCCTCGGTGGCCACCCCCGAGCAGCTCGAGCGCCTCGGCAAGGACGTGTGGGCCGCCATGGCCATCACCGAACCGGGCTTCGGCTCCGACTCGGCGGCCGTCACCACCACCGCGACCCTCGACGGCGACGAGTACGTGATCAACGGCGAGAAGATCTTCGTCACCGCGGGTTCGCGGGCCACTCACATCGTGGTGTGGGCGACACTCGACAAGTCGTTGGGCCGGGCGGCGATCAAGTCCTTCATCGTGCCGCGCGAGCATCCGGGCGTCACCGTCGAGCGTCTCGAGCACAAGCTCGGCATCAAGGCGTCCGACACCGCGGTGATCCGCTTCGACGATGCCCGCATCCCCAAGGACAACCTCCTGGGCGACCCGGAAATCCACGTGGAGAAGGGTTTTGCCGGGGTCATGGAGACCTTCGACAACACCCGGCCGATCGTGGCGGCCATGGCCGTGGGTATCGCCCGGGCCGCGCTGGAGGACCTGCGGGTGATCCTGACCGACGCCGGCATCGAGATTTCCTACGACAAGCCGGCCCACGCCCAGAGCGCCGCCGCCGCGGAGTTCCTCCGGATGGAGGCCGACTGGGAGGCCGGGTACCTGTTGACGGTCCGCTCGGCCTGGCAGGCCGACAACGGGATCCCCAACTCCAAGGAAGCCTCGATGGGCAAGGCCAAGGCTGCCCGGGTGGCCAGCGACATCACCCTCAAGGCCGTCGAAATGGCAGGCACCACCGGCTATTCCGAGCAGACCCTGCTGGAGAAGTGGGCCCGCGACTCCAAGATCCTCGACATTTTCGAGGGCACGCAGCAGATTCAGCAGCTGGTGGTCGCCCGCCGCCTGCTGGGCCTGTCCTCGGCCGAGTTGAAATAG
- a CDS encoding acyl-CoA dehydrogenase family protein, with protein MTNTLPSKNGTAPRPASPGQQSAVGLHKHKRTATDIGLALITPIVGQEFLDRFGLRDPLNRGLKYGVKQVFSTAGAATRQFQRIQGLGKAPTRLKASGADYFDLTPDEDQQMIVETVREFAEEILRPAAHDADAAAAYPADLIAKAAELGITAVNVPEDFDGIAEHRSTVTNALVAEALAYGDMGLALPILAPGGVASALTHWGSADQQATYLKEFAGENVPQACVAIAEPHALFDPTALKTTAVRTPSGYRLSGVKSLVPAAADAELFIVAAQLNGKPALFIVEASTPGLTVKADPSMGIRAAALGQVELDNVAVPLANRLGEDEATDQDYSDAIALSRLGWAALAVGTSHAVLDYVIPYIKERQAFGEPIAHRQSVAFMTANIAIELDGLRLITWRGAARAEQGLPFAREAALARKLGTDKGMQIGLDGVQLLGGHGYTKEHPVERWYRDLRAIGVAEGVVVI; from the coding sequence ATGACCAACACCCTGCCGTCCAAGAACGGCACTGCACCACGTCCCGCAAGCCCCGGCCAGCAAAGCGCCGTCGGCCTGCACAAGCACAAGCGGACAGCGACCGACATCGGGTTGGCGCTGATCACTCCGATCGTCGGCCAGGAGTTCCTGGACCGCTTCGGCCTGCGCGATCCACTCAATCGCGGCCTGAAATACGGTGTGAAGCAAGTGTTTTCGACCGCAGGCGCAGCCACCAGGCAGTTCCAGCGGATCCAGGGCCTCGGTAAGGCACCGACCCGGCTCAAGGCCAGCGGGGCGGACTACTTCGACCTGACCCCCGACGAAGACCAGCAGATGATCGTCGAGACGGTCCGGGAGTTCGCCGAGGAGATCCTGCGACCGGCCGCGCACGACGCCGACGCGGCCGCGGCCTACCCGGCCGATCTGATCGCCAAGGCCGCCGAGCTGGGCATCACCGCCGTCAACGTGCCCGAGGACTTCGACGGGATCGCCGAGCACCGCAGCACGGTCACCAACGCGCTCGTCGCGGAGGCACTGGCCTACGGCGACATGGGCCTGGCCCTGCCGATCCTGGCCCCCGGTGGCGTCGCCTCGGCGCTGACGCACTGGGGCAGCGCCGACCAACAGGCCACCTATCTCAAGGAATTCGCCGGCGAGAACGTGCCGCAGGCCTGCGTGGCCATCGCCGAACCGCATGCACTGTTCGACCCGACCGCGCTCAAGACCACCGCGGTGCGCACGCCGAGCGGCTACCGGCTCTCCGGCGTCAAGTCGCTGGTACCGGCCGCAGCCGACGCCGAATTGTTCATCGTCGCAGCGCAATTGAACGGCAAGCCCGCGCTGTTCATCGTCGAGGCCTCGACACCGGGTCTCACGGTCAAGGCGGATCCGAGCATGGGCATCCGGGCCGCCGCCCTTGGCCAGGTCGAGCTCGACAATGTGGCGGTGCCGCTGGCCAACCGCCTAGGCGAGGACGAGGCCACCGATCAGGACTACAGCGACGCGATCGCGTTGTCGCGGCTGGGCTGGGCTGCTCTGGCCGTCGGCACCTCGCACGCGGTGCTCGACTACGTGATCCCCTACATCAAGGAGCGCCAGGCGTTCGGTGAGCCGATCGCCCACCGCCAGTCGGTGGCCTTCATGACCGCCAACATCGCCATCGAACTCGATGGCCTGCGGCTGATCACCTGGCGCGGCGCCGCCCGCGCCGAGCAGGGCCTGCCGTTCGCCCGCGAAGCGGCGCTGGCCCGCAAGCTCGGCACCGACAAGGGCATGCAGATCGGCCTGGACGGCGTGCAGCTGCTGGGCGGCCACGGTTACACCAAGGAACACCCGGTCGAGCGCTGGTACCGCGATCTGCGGGCCATCGGCGTCGCCGAGGGTGTCGTAGTTATCTAG
- a CDS encoding helix-turn-helix domain-containing protein encodes MPTLTAAQKRARAKIEYDAFLANCPSRQLLDRISDKWVALILAALGGDGPHPGSDPRGGPHPMRYSELARRLAGVSQKMLTQTLRSLERDGLLTRTVTPSVPVTVTYELTELGLSLHQLMAAVKSWAEAHMDEVHANREEHDRLSGAPS; translated from the coding sequence GTGCCGACTCTCACCGCGGCCCAGAAACGGGCACGAGCAAAGATCGAATACGACGCTTTCCTGGCGAACTGCCCCAGCCGCCAACTGCTCGACCGGATCAGCGACAAGTGGGTCGCGCTGATCCTGGCCGCCCTCGGCGGGGACGGACCGCACCCGGGATCGGACCCGCGCGGCGGGCCACACCCGATGCGTTACTCCGAGCTCGCCCGGCGCCTCGCCGGAGTCAGCCAGAAGATGCTCACCCAGACCCTGCGCTCCCTGGAGCGCGACGGGTTGCTCACCCGCACGGTGACTCCGAGCGTGCCGGTGACGGTCACTTACGAGCTCACCGAGCTGGGCCTTTCCCTGCACCAACTGATGGCCGCGGTCAAGTCGTGGGCCGAGGCACACATGGACGAGGTACACGCCAACCGCGAGGAGCACGACCGCTTGTCAGGCGCCCCGAGCTGA
- a CDS encoding NADP-dependent oxidoreductase — translation MSATTFRAAVVRTPAGPDSIEIIAVPMVEPGPGQVRVRIAAAAVNPVDLGVAAGVFHGLGLVNQPNWTGLGWDFAGTVVATGPGVDLAVGSRVAGLVAGFDRDYGTYAEQVVVPVADVAVVPDGVDLITASTVPLNGLAAAQILDLLGDAPADGRRLLVTGAAGAVGGYLTVLAAERGWNVTGLAREHDEEFVRGLGADFTADAAPGWDAVADAGALQQAALELVRDGGRFVGVQPSSQPPAERGVAVTAVVAHPDGTRLADLLTRTASGQLPARVHAVVPLDQVADAHRAVAKGGVRGRYVLQP, via the coding sequence ATGTCCGCTACCACTTTTCGCGCCGCCGTCGTCCGTACCCCGGCCGGGCCCGATTCGATCGAGATCATCGCCGTACCGATGGTCGAGCCCGGCCCCGGCCAGGTCCGGGTGAGGATCGCCGCGGCCGCCGTCAACCCGGTCGACCTGGGGGTTGCCGCCGGGGTGTTCCACGGCCTCGGGTTGGTCAACCAGCCGAACTGGACCGGACTCGGTTGGGATTTCGCCGGCACCGTGGTGGCCACCGGCCCCGGCGTCGACCTGGCCGTGGGCAGCCGCGTCGCCGGTCTGGTGGCCGGATTCGACCGTGACTACGGCACCTACGCCGAGCAGGTGGTGGTGCCCGTGGCCGACGTCGCCGTCGTACCGGACGGGGTGGACCTGATCACCGCATCGACGGTGCCGCTCAACGGATTGGCCGCGGCGCAGATTCTCGATCTGCTCGGTGACGCGCCCGCCGACGGCCGTCGCCTTCTGGTCACCGGCGCCGCCGGTGCGGTAGGTGGCTATCTCACCGTCCTCGCCGCCGAGCGCGGTTGGAACGTGACCGGTCTGGCCCGCGAGCACGACGAGGAGTTCGTCCGGGGCCTGGGCGCCGACTTCACGGCCGACGCCGCGCCGGGGTGGGACGCGGTCGCCGACGCCGGTGCCCTGCAGCAGGCGGCACTGGAACTGGTTCGCGACGGTGGCCGATTCGTCGGGGTCCAGCCGAGTTCGCAGCCGCCCGCCGAGCGCGGTGTCGCCGTCACGGCCGTGGTCGCCCATCCCGACGGCACTCGGCTGGCCGACCTCCTGACCCGGACGGCGTCCGGACAGCTGCCGGCCCGGGTACATGCCGTTGTCCCGTTGGACCAGGTGGCCGACGCCCACCGGGCGGTCGCCAAGGGCGGGGTCCGCGGCCGCTACGTCCTCCAGCCGTGA
- the hisN gene encoding histidinol-phosphatase — protein sequence MSSTSDDLTLALELADQADALTMDRFGALDLHIETKPDLTPVTDADRGAEEALRASLAAARPGDTVFGEEFGGTTTLTGRQWVIDPIDGTKNFVRGVPVWCTLIALLDDGVPTVGVVSAPALARRWWAGLGQGAFGSFAGATRKLAVSGVADLASASLSYSDLTTGWDDRRERFVELTDAVWRVRAYGDFWSYCMVAEGAVDIACEPEVKLWDIAPLDILIREAGGTFTSIDGADGPHGGSALATNGLVHDAVLARLAGG from the coding sequence ATGAGTTCCACCTCGGATGACTTGACGCTGGCCCTCGAATTGGCCGACCAAGCCGACGCGTTGACCATGGATCGCTTCGGCGCCCTGGATCTGCACATCGAGACCAAACCCGACCTGACGCCGGTCACCGACGCCGACCGCGGGGCCGAGGAAGCCCTGCGCGCCTCGCTGGCCGCGGCCCGCCCGGGCGACACGGTCTTCGGCGAAGAATTCGGTGGCACAACGACTTTGACCGGCCGCCAATGGGTGATCGATCCGATCGACGGAACCAAGAACTTCGTCCGCGGCGTCCCGGTGTGGTGCACGCTGATCGCCCTGCTCGACGACGGGGTCCCGACCGTCGGCGTGGTGAGCGCCCCGGCGCTGGCCCGCCGGTGGTGGGCCGGGCTGGGTCAGGGCGCGTTCGGTTCGTTCGCCGGGGCCACCCGCAAGCTGGCGGTGTCGGGTGTCGCCGACCTCGCGTCGGCCAGCCTGTCGTACTCGGACCTGACGACCGGGTGGGATGACCGTCGCGAGCGTTTCGTAGAGCTGACCGATGCAGTCTGGCGGGTCCGCGCCTACGGGGATTTCTGGTCGTACTGCATGGTTGCCGAGGGCGCAGTCGACATCGCGTGCGAACCCGAAGTGAAGCTGTGGGACATCGCGCCGCTCGACATCCTGATCCGGGAGGCCGGCGGCACGTTCACCAGCATCGACGGCGCCGACGGCCCGCACGGCGGCAGTGCGCTGGCCACCAACGGCCTGGTGCACGACGCGGTGCTGGCCAGGCTCGCCGGCGGCTGA
- a CDS encoding FAD-dependent oxidoreductase, with the protein MRPYHVAIVGSGPSGFFAAASLLKFADSPDTDRDVRVDMLEMLPTPWGLVRSGVAPDHPKIKSISAQFDKTAADPRFRFFGNIKVGEHITPAELAQRYDSVVYAIGAQSDRALRIPGEELPGSVAAVDFVGWYNAHPHFDDMAPNLSGGRAVVVGNGNVALDVARILVSDPAALANTDIADHALASLDTRGIEEVVVIGRRGPLQATFTTLELRELGDLESLGDVDVVLDPADFAGITDDDLEAAGKTVKQNIRVLRKYVDEQPRESKRRIVFRFCTSPVELRGEGRVESIVLGRNELVRDADGRMVAKDTGEREELPVQLVVRAVGYRGVPTPGLPFDERSGTIPHTGGRIDGSDNEYVVGWIKRGPSGVIGSNKKDSQDTIDTLLGDLRDRGVDERGAEYGDELAAWLLEHQPALVTGEHWQLIDAHERAAGEPLGRPRVKLASVAELLRIGHA; encoded by the coding sequence ATGCGCCCATATCACGTAGCGATCGTCGGCTCCGGCCCCTCGGGATTCTTTGCTGCGGCATCGCTACTGAAGTTCGCCGATTCACCTGACACCGACCGCGACGTACGGGTCGACATGCTCGAGATGCTGCCCACCCCATGGGGGCTGGTGCGCTCCGGAGTGGCGCCGGATCATCCGAAGATCAAGTCGATCAGCGCGCAGTTCGACAAGACCGCCGCCGATCCCCGCTTCCGGTTCTTCGGCAACATCAAGGTCGGCGAGCACATCACCCCGGCCGAGTTGGCACAACGGTATGACTCGGTGGTCTACGCGATCGGCGCTCAGTCCGACCGGGCCCTGCGCATTCCCGGAGAAGAGTTGCCGGGCAGCGTCGCAGCGGTTGATTTCGTCGGCTGGTACAACGCGCATCCCCATTTCGACGACATGGCACCGAATCTGTCGGGCGGACGCGCGGTGGTGGTCGGCAACGGCAATGTCGCGCTGGACGTGGCCCGCATCCTGGTCAGCGACCCGGCGGCACTGGCCAACACCGACATCGCCGACCACGCCCTGGCCTCGCTCGACACCCGCGGAATCGAGGAGGTGGTCGTGATCGGGCGGCGCGGCCCGCTGCAGGCGACGTTCACCACCCTGGAACTGCGCGAGCTCGGCGACCTGGAGAGTCTCGGTGATGTCGACGTCGTCCTCGACCCGGCCGACTTCGCCGGCATCACCGACGATGATCTGGAAGCCGCGGGCAAGACCGTGAAACAGAACATCAGGGTGCTTCGCAAGTATGTCGACGAGCAGCCGCGAGAGTCCAAGCGGCGCATCGTGTTCCGCTTCTGCACCTCCCCCGTCGAGTTGCGCGGCGAGGGTCGGGTCGAATCGATCGTGCTGGGCCGCAACGAACTTGTCCGCGACGCCGACGGGCGCATGGTGGCCAAGGACACCGGGGAACGCGAGGAACTACCCGTTCAGCTGGTGGTGCGCGCGGTCGGGTACCGCGGCGTGCCGACGCCGGGGCTGCCGTTCGACGAGCGGTCGGGCACGATTCCGCACACCGGCGGCCGGATCGACGGCAGCGACAACGAATACGTGGTGGGCTGGATCAAGCGCGGACCGTCCGGGGTGATCGGCAGCAACAAGAAGGATTCCCAGGACACCATCGACACCCTGCTGGGCGATCTGCGGGACCGTGGGGTGGACGAGCGCGGCGCCGAGTACGGCGACGAGCTGGCCGCCTGGCTGCTCGAACACCAGCCCGCCCTCGTCACCGGCGAACACTGGCAGTTGATCGACGCGCACGAGCGCGCCGCCGGCGAGCCGCTGGGCCGCCCGCGGGTGAAGCTGGCCAGTGTGGCCGAGCTCCTCCGCATCGGGCACGCCTGA
- the prfB gene encoding peptide chain release factor 2, translating to MDPDRLAAVAALDTTLTTVERVLDIDGLRQRIDMLEQQASDPNLWDDQARAQKVTSELSHAQGELRRVQELRQRVDDLPVLFELAAEEGGADELAEADTELAKLREDIETLEVRTLLSGEYDEREAVVTIRSGAGGVDAADWAEMLMRMYIRWAEKHDYPVEVFDTSYAEEAGIKSATFAVHAPFAYGTLSVEQGTHRLVRISPFDNQSRRQTSFADVEVLPVVETTDHIDIPEGDLRVDVYRSSGPGGQSVNTTDSAVRLTHIPTGIVVTCQNEKSQLQNKVAAMRVLQARLLERKRLEERAEMDALKGDGGSSWGNQMRSYVLHPYQMVKDLRTEYEVGNPASVLDGDIDGFLEAGIRWRNRKDDDD from the coding sequence GTGGATCCAGACCGCCTAGCCGCCGTAGCCGCACTCGACACCACCCTGACCACCGTGGAGCGGGTGCTCGACATCGATGGGCTGCGCCAGCGGATCGACATGCTCGAGCAGCAGGCCTCCGATCCGAACCTCTGGGACGATCAGGCCCGGGCTCAGAAGGTCACCAGCGAGCTCTCCCACGCGCAGGGTGAACTGCGCCGGGTGCAGGAGCTTCGCCAGCGTGTCGACGACCTGCCGGTGCTGTTCGAACTCGCCGCCGAAGAGGGTGGTGCCGACGAGCTCGCCGAGGCCGACACCGAGCTGGCCAAGCTCCGCGAGGACATCGAGACCCTCGAGGTCCGCACCCTGCTCTCGGGCGAGTACGACGAGCGGGAGGCCGTCGTCACCATCCGCTCGGGTGCCGGCGGCGTCGACGCCGCGGACTGGGCCGAGATGCTGATGCGGATGTACATCCGCTGGGCCGAGAAGCACGACTACCCGGTCGAGGTGTTCGACACCTCCTACGCCGAGGAGGCCGGGATCAAGAGCGCGACCTTCGCCGTCCACGCCCCCTTCGCCTACGGCACCCTGTCCGTGGAACAGGGCACCCACCGGTTGGTGCGCATCAGCCCGTTCGACAACCAGAGCCGGCGGCAGACGTCGTTCGCCGATGTCGAGGTGCTCCCGGTCGTGGAGACCACCGACCACATCGACATCCCCGAAGGGGACCTGCGCGTCGACGTGTACCGGTCCAGCGGCCCGGGAGGGCAGTCGGTGAACACCACCGACTCCGCGGTCCGGCTCACCCACATCCCGACCGGGATCGTGGTGACGTGTCAGAACGAGAAGTCGCAGCTGCAGAACAAGGTCGCGGCGATGCGCGTGCTGCAGGCAAGGTTGCTGGAGCGCAAGCGATTAGAGGAACGCGCCGAGATGGACGCGCTCAAGGGTGACGGTGGCAGCTCGTGGGGCAACCAGATGCGGTCCTACGTTTTGCATCCCTATCAGATGGTTAAAGACCTGCGTACCGAGTACGAGGTCGGTAACCCGGCCTCGGTGTTGGACGGGGACATCGACGGATTCCTGGAAGCGGGAATCAGATGGCGCAACCGGAAAGATGACGACGACTAA
- a CDS encoding mechanosensitive ion channel family protein, translating into MTTTNTLLAFSLADRWHDFWHGEVGVWILTTGLRIALLLIGGLLAARFINWAAQRVVRRIDAEYQESDQLVRSESAKHRQAVASVISWVTVALLFVIVAVEVTDALAVPIASLVAPAAVLGAALGFGAQRIVQDLLAGFFIITEKQYGFGDLVRLTIAAANEAEGTVEDVTLRVTKLRSSEGEMYTVPNGQIVKALNLSKDWARSVVDIPVPVSVDLNLVNDVLNDVAEKATEDSELSRLLLDKPQLMGVESIGVDTVNLRMVARTLPGKQFEVGRRLRVRVVRALRRAGVVTSSDASVAAAGDLMNPAAVAETHAVPAPAQEPKK; encoded by the coding sequence ATGACGACGACTAATACGCTGCTGGCCTTCAGCCTCGCCGACCGCTGGCACGATTTCTGGCACGGCGAGGTCGGCGTCTGGATCCTGACCACCGGGCTGCGCATCGCCCTGCTGCTCATCGGCGGCCTGCTCGCGGCCCGCTTCATCAACTGGGCCGCGCAGCGCGTGGTGCGCCGTATCGACGCCGAATACCAGGAGAGCGACCAGCTGGTGCGCTCGGAGAGCGCCAAGCACCGGCAGGCGGTCGCCTCGGTGATCTCCTGGGTCACGGTGGCGCTGCTGTTCGTGATCGTGGCCGTCGAGGTCACCGACGCCCTTGCGGTACCGATCGCCTCCTTGGTCGCCCCGGCCGCGGTCCTCGGTGCCGCGCTCGGCTTCGGTGCGCAGCGCATCGTGCAGGACCTGCTTGCCGGCTTCTTCATCATCACCGAGAAGCAGTACGGCTTCGGCGACCTCGTCCGGTTGACGATCGCGGCCGCCAACGAGGCCGAGGGCACCGTCGAGGACGTCACGCTGCGCGTCACCAAGCTGCGGTCCTCCGAGGGTGAGATGTACACCGTGCCCAATGGGCAGATCGTCAAGGCGCTGAACCTGTCCAAGGACTGGGCGCGGTCCGTCGTCGACATCCCCGTACCGGTGAGTGTCGACCTCAACCTGGTCAACGACGTGCTCAACGATGTCGCCGAGAAGGCCACCGAGGACAGCGAGCTGTCCCGGCTGCTGCTCGACAAGCCTCAGCTGATGGGTGTCGAGAGCATCGGCGTCGACACCGTCAACCTCCGCATGGTCGCGCGGACCCTGCCCGGCAAACAGTTCGAGGTGGGCAGGCGGCTGCGGGTCCGGGTGGTGCGCGCGCTGCGCCGCGCCGGCGTCGTCACCTCCTCGGACGCGTCGGTGGCCGCGGCCGGAGACCTGATGAACCCGGCCGCGGTGGCCGAGACGCACGCTGTCCCGGCCCCGGCGCAGGAGCCGAAGAAGTGA
- the ftsE gene encoding cell division ATP-binding protein FtsE — MITLDRVTKHYKSSARPALDDVSLKIDKGEFVFLIGPSGSGKSTFMRLLLAAETPTSGDIRVSKFHVNKLPDRHVPNLRQVIGCVFQDFRLLQQKTVFENVAFALEVIGKRGEVINRVVPDVLEMVGLSGKANRLPSELSGGEQQRVAIARAFVNRPLVLIADEPTGNLDPETSKDIMDLLERINRTGTTVLMATHDHHIVDSMRQRVVELELGRLIRDEQRGVYGMDR, encoded by the coding sequence ATGATCACCCTCGACCGCGTGACGAAGCACTACAAGTCTTCGGCGCGCCCAGCGCTCGACGACGTCTCGTTGAAAATCGACAAGGGTGAGTTCGTCTTCCTGATCGGCCCGTCGGGTTCGGGCAAGTCGACGTTCATGCGGCTGCTGCTGGCGGCCGAGACGCCCACCTCCGGTGACATCCGGGTGTCCAAGTTCCATGTCAACAAGCTCCCCGACCGGCACGTGCCGAACCTGCGTCAGGTGATCGGCTGCGTGTTCCAGGACTTCCGGCTGCTGCAGCAGAAGACGGTGTTCGAGAACGTGGCGTTCGCCCTCGAGGTGATCGGCAAGCGCGGCGAGGTGATCAACCGCGTCGTCCCGGACGTGCTCGAGATGGTCGGGCTGTCCGGCAAGGCCAATCGGTTGCCGAGCGAGCTGTCCGGTGGTGAGCAGCAGCGCGTCGCCATCGCGCGGGCCTTCGTCAACCGGCCGCTGGTCCTGATCGCCGACGAGCCCACCGGAAACCTGGATCCCGAGACCAGCAAGGACATCATGGATCTGCTGGAAAGGATCAACCGCACCGGGACCACGGTGCTGATGGCCACCCACGACCATCACATCGTCGACTCCATGCGGCAGCGGGTCGTCGAACTCGAACTCGGCCGGCTGATCCGTGATGAGCAGCGCGGCGTCTACGGAATGGATCGCTAA